In Deinococcus psychrotolerans, a genomic segment contains:
- a CDS encoding DUF4394 domain-containing protein, protein MNKIILPSAALFAALSLAACTSLPAPKPDPKPNVPAAPQGRLVYGLTSSGQLAKFGADNAAASLTTTSITGLGSGETLADIDVNTNGGLLTGLTTNGKLYTINTDSGAATFTVSAATPGVGTAQAIDFNPAAQRLRVLSAGDINYRLTPATTAATAGTVTLDGPLSYIAGDTNTGKNPNLVAAAYTNSFKDFKPDASATTLYSVDADLDVLVKHTSAADAAGTFSVLNTVGALGINIDGNTGFDIYGLNEAYLSASSNGSTNLYSLNLTTGAATLKTTLPSLTLKSIALSLPAAPVPAAPQGRLVYGLTSSGQLAKFGADNAAASLTTTSITGLGSGETLADIDFNTNGGLLTGLTTNGKLYTINTDSGAATFTVSAATPGVGTAQVIDFNPAAQRLRVLSANDMNYRLTPATTAATSGTVTADGTLTFLSTDANTGKNPNLVAAAYTNSFKDFKPDATATTLYSVDADLDILVKHTSAADPAPAGNFSVLNTVGPLGVDATANTGLDIYGLDEAYLSVSAGTSTTLYSLNLATGAATLKTTIPSLTLRSVAVMLPTK, encoded by the coding sequence ATGAACAAAATTATTCTTCCGTCTGCTGCCCTTTTCGCCGCGCTGAGTTTGGCCGCTTGTACTTCCTTGCCCGCGCCCAAGCCTGATCCCAAGCCCAATGTGCCCGCCGCGCCGCAGGGCCGCTTGGTCTACGGCCTGACCAGCAGCGGGCAGCTCGCCAAGTTCGGCGCAGACAACGCCGCTGCCAGCCTGACCACCACCAGCATCACCGGACTCGGCAGTGGCGAAACCCTGGCCGATATCGATGTCAACACCAACGGCGGTCTGCTCACTGGCCTGACCACCAACGGCAAGCTCTACACCATCAACACCGACAGCGGCGCGGCCACCTTTACCGTATCGGCAGCGACTCCGGGTGTCGGCACGGCGCAAGCGATCGACTTCAACCCGGCCGCTCAGCGTCTGCGCGTGCTCTCGGCGGGCGACATCAACTACCGCTTGACCCCGGCCACCACCGCTGCCACGGCAGGCACCGTGACCCTGGACGGCCCGCTGAGCTACATCGCGGGCGATACCAACACCGGCAAAAACCCCAACCTGGTCGCCGCCGCCTACACCAACAGCTTCAAGGACTTCAAGCCTGACGCCAGCGCCACCACCCTCTACAGCGTGGACGCCGACCTCGATGTCTTGGTCAAGCACACCAGCGCGGCGGACGCGGCAGGCACCTTCAGCGTCCTCAATACCGTGGGCGCACTGGGCATCAACATCGACGGCAACACCGGCTTTGACATCTACGGCCTGAATGAAGCCTATCTCAGCGCCAGCAGCAACGGGAGCACCAACCTCTACAGCCTCAATCTGACGACGGGCGCGGCCACCCTCAAAACCACCCTTCCCAGCTTGACCCTGAAAAGCATCGCCCTCAGCTTGCCTGCCGCGCCCGTGCCCGCCGCGCCGCAGGGCCGCTTGGTCTACGGCCTGACCAGCAGCGGGCAGCTCGCCAAGTTCGGCGCAGACAACGCGGCGGCCAGCTTGACCACCACCAGCATCACCGGACTCGGCAGTGGCGAAACCCTGGCCGACATCGACTTCAACACCAACGGCGGTCTGCTCACCGGCCTGACCACCAACGGCAAGCTCTACACCATCAACACCGACAGCGGCGCGGCCACCTTTACCGTGTCGGCAGCGACTCCGGGTGTCGGCACGGCGCAGGTCATTGACTTCAACCCGGCGGCTCAGCGCCTGCGCGTCCTCTCGGCAAATGATATGAACTACCGCCTGACTCCGGCCACCACCGCTGCCACGTCGGGCACGGTCACGGCTGACGGTACCCTCACCTTCCTGTCCACCGACGCCAACACCGGCAAAAATCCCAACTTGGTCGCCGCCGCTTATACCAACAGCTTCAAGGACTTCAAACCTGACGCCACCGCCACCACCCTCTACAGTGTGGACGCCGACCTCGACATCTTGGTCAAGCACACCAGCGCGGCTGATCCGGCTCCGGCAGGCAACTTCAGCGTCCTCAACACGGTTGGGCCGCTGGGCGTGGACGCCACTGCCAACACCGGCTTGGACATCTACGGCCTAGACGAAGCCTACCTGAGCGTCAGCGCCGGCACCTCCACCACGCTCTATAGCCTCAATTTGGCGACGGGCGCGGCCACCCTCAAGACGACCATCCCCAGCCTGACCCTGAGAAGCGTAGCGGTGATGCTGCCCACCAAGTAA